A segment of the Cohnella algarum genome:
TCGTCCCGGACCGCGCCGGTCGCGATGACGAGATCGCCGACGGACAGCGACTCCTGCATCGCGCCGGAGCCGCCGACGCGAATGTACGTGTGGGCGTTCGTATTGGCCATAATGTCCATGAGGATGATTTCCAGCTCCGGCCCGCCGCTGCCGCAGGAAATGACCGAAATGTCGACGCCTTTATAGGTGCCGGTGTACGTTTTGGCCATGCCCGTGTCGGACACGAGCCGGTGCGTATCGAAATGCTCCGCGACTTCCTCCGCGACGTCCTTCTCGCAGCCGTGCAGCGGGTCCTTGACGACGAAGATGACGTAGGGCGCGATCTGATCCGCGGTAATCTGGGTAAAGGCAGGCTTGCCGTTTATCGTAAAAGGTCCGATTTTGTTCATCATCTCGATGATAACCTCCAATATTCGAATGGGATGGAATCCGCGGCCGGCAAGCGCAACCCGCAATGGCGGCGGAGAGCCGAACCGCGGTTAAAAATAGCGCGACCAGCGGGCGAATTTTTCGCCGATGAGCGACAGGATGAAAATGACGAGCGTAATGATGGCCGACCAGGCGAGCACGATCTGGTTCAAGCCTTCGCTTCGCTGCTCCGAATAGACCCGGACGGGGAACGTCGGCGAGCCGGAGCTCGAGATGAACATCGTGAGCGTCACGTCGGTAAACGACATGAGCAGCCCGAACACCGCTCCCACGATAACGCCGGGCAATATGATCGGCAGCGTGATTTTGCGGAACGTCGTCCACTTGCCCGCGCCGAGGCTGTGCGCCGCTTCCTCGAGCCGCGGATTCGTTTCGCGAAGGCTTTGGATGACGATCCGGAAAATAAACGGCGTAATCATGACCGCATGCGCCAGCACGAGCGAAACGAAGGAGCCCGACAGCCCGATCATGCCGTAAAACTGCAGCAGCCCGAGCGACCAGATGACAAGCGGGAAAAACAGCGGGGCGAGCAGCACGGACTCGATCCATTTGCTATCGCTTTTGCGGAGGGCGAGCGATGCCGGAATCGTGATGGCGAGCGAAAGAACGGTCGCGATCGCGGACAGCCGCAAGCTGGTGACAATGGAATTGCGGTATTCCGAGTTGTCCGCCATCTCCCGGAACCAGCGGAAGCTTAACCCCTCCAGCGGAAACGAGAAATAATCGGCCTTGTTGAAAGCGACGATCACCATCAGCAGCATGGGCGCCAAAACGAACAAAAAGGCCAGATAGACCGCGATCCGGTGAACAACCTTGAGCGCCCCGTAAGCGACGCGGCTGCCCGCATTCGGCCGGTTCATTGGCGATCCCTCCCCGAGGCGTTGACCGAACGGTTCAACAAAATGGTAACGGCCGCCAAAACGACCAGCAGCGCGATGGAAATGACCGAGGCGAACGACCAGTCGAAAATTTGAATGGCCTGCTGGTAAATGATTTGCGCCAGCAGCTGGATTTTGCCCTGGCCGACGATGCCCGGCGTCGCGAAGGAGCCGAGCGTCCCGCCGAACACGAGCGCGCTGCCGGCCATCATGCCCCCTTTGGACAGCGGGAGCGTGACGCGGACGAACGCCGTGAACGAGCTTGCGCCGAGGCTGGACGCCGCGTCCAGCACGTTGGCCGGAATGGACCGCAGCGAGTTGACGATGCACAGCACCATGAACGGCAAAAACCCGTGCACGAGCGCGACGACGACCGCGCCGTACGTGCCGAGGAAGTTATGGGGCTGCGACAGCAGCCCCATGTCCCTCAGCGCGACGTTGATCGGCCCGTAGCGGGCGAACATGAGGTACCAGCCGAGCGACTGCAGCAGCGCTCCGCTGAACAGCGGCGTAAGCACGACCGTGATCAGGGTCGTCTTGACGAACGATTTCGCTTTATAAATGTGGTAGGCCAGCAAATAGCCGACGACGAGCGAAACGGCGACGACGATGACCGCCAGCAGCAGCGTCGTTCCGATCACCTTGATGAAATAAGGATCGGAGAAAAACCGCGAAAAGCTGCCGAGCGATAAATCCCGCTCCCACATCGTCCGCTCCGGCTGATTCGCCTGAAAGCTGTTGATCAGCAGCACGATAGCCGGAATCAAAAACACGGCCCAGTAGACAAGCATGGCGGGAGAGAGCAGCGCCACCTTGGACCACAGCTGTCTTTGCCCCGCCGGATTCGGCCGCCGGGACTCCGCGATTGCTTTTTCCATCCGCCTCTCCCCCTTTCAAATGTTGGACATGCTTACGTCAGTTGGCGAGAATTTCGGTGTTCCATTTTTGCGTCCAGTCGGACCGTTTGGAAATGATGTAATCCCAGTCCAGCACTTCCAGCTTGCTGACCGCTTCCTCGCCGTACACGATTTGCGCGGCAAGGTCGTCCGGCACCGTCACTTCCTTGTTCGTCGGCCCGAAGAACAGATCCGTCGCGAAATGCTCCTGCGTCTCGACGCCGATCGCGAGATTGACGAATTCCTTGGCCAGTTCGGGAACCTTCGTGCCTTTGGCGATGACGATCGTGTCTTTTGCCATGACCGGTCCCGGGCTGTTCGGGGATACGAATTCGACCGGAAAGCCCTTCTTGATATATTCGTTCGCGTAGCTGTTGAAGATAGGCGCGGCCAGCACGCTGCCGTTTTTCATTTCCAGGAACAATTCGTCCAGGTTGGAATACGACATCGGAACCGGGCCCAGCTCTTTCAGCTTGTCGAAGTTCGCTTGATCGTCCTGCTCCGTTTTGCCGAACGCTTTGCCGGCAATCGCGACAAGCGCGTCGCCCTCGAAGCCCGGATACGTCGGGAACGCGACCTTGCCTTTCAAGTCCTCGCGCCACAGATCGGCCCATTCGGCGATCGGCTCCGTCACGAGGTCTTTGTTGTACACGATGCCCAGGCCCATGAACGTCATGCCGTAGCCGTTTTCCTGAGCGGCCGGGTATAGCTGCGAGAAGTTCGGAATGCTCGGATCGACCGGATCGGCGACGCCGTCGTCGATCGCCTGCTTGGATTCGTACAAATTCAGGAACGCCACGTCCATCGTCGGATTGCCTTTTTCGGCGTACATTTTGGCGAGGCGGTCGCCGGTTCCCCCGAGCACAAGCTCGACGGTGGCGCCTTGCGCTTCCAGCGGTTCGACGACGTATTTCTCGATCGTTTCGGCGTACGATCCGCCCCAAACGCCGACGACGAGCTTCTGGCCTTCGAAGCTTTTTTCGCCGGATGCGGCCGGAGAAGACGAGGCCGAGGATGCCGACGGAGACGCGGACGGGGATGCCGGACTCGAGCTGGCTCCCGAATTGCCGTTGTTGCTTCCGCAAGCGGACAAGACGAGCATGGCAAGCACGACAACGGACGACAGCGATGCGATACGATGGTTTCTGACCCTTTTCACTCCAATAGCCCTCCTCAGATGCTTTGTATGTTAGGTTCTGAGGAGAGTATACGAGACAATCGAATTTTATGTAAATTAACATAACGCCGTTTTGGACGCACAACCTAAAAAGCGGTCTTTTTTTGTACGGGAAACTAAAATAAGCGTCAATCTCTTTTAAAATAGTGATCGAACCCAAAATTATTGTTATATTTTATTACACGAAAATTCTTTATACTAATAGAAAAGCGAGGGGACGCCCAATGCGTACGAGATACGAAGGGCGCGTCTGGAACGACCGGTTCCTGCCGCGGCTCACCACTAAAGAAATCGCCGACATTCCGAAGGAGAAAGCGCTGCTCGTCCTGCCGATCGCTTCCGTCGAACAGCACGGCCGCCATCTCCCCGTGTTTACCGATTCCCTGCTGAACGAGACGCTGATCGAGGGGGCGCTTGCGCTGCTGCCGGAGGAAGCGCCGGTATGGCTGCTGCCGCCGCTCTCCTACGGAAAGAGCAACGAGCACGACGGCTTTTCCGGAACATTCTCGCTGTCGACGGCGACGATGACGGCGATTTTGTCGGAGCTGATGGGCTGCATGCATAAGGACGGCTGGAAAAAGCTGATGATCGTCAACAGCCACGGCGGCAACCCGGAACTCATTACGCTGGCGGCAAGAGACGCCCGGGTGGAGCTCGGGCTGCAGGTGTTCTTCGTCAACACGGCCGGCTTGTACGCCGATGAATCGTTTACGGCGAGGGAGCTGGAATACGGCATTCACGGCGGGGCGCTGGAAACGTCGCTTATGCTCGCAGCCAAGCCCGAATGGGTGAAGCCGGAGCACTACCGGGCCGAATATCCGACCGTGGCGGAATGCTCCTGCTTCAAGCTCGGCGGCGACGTCTCGCTTGCGTGGACCACCCGCGACCTGTCGGAAACCGGGGTCATCGGCGATCCGACCGGGTCCACCGAAGAAATCGGCCGTCGGATGTACGAGCGGGTGACACAGAAAATGTCCGAAATCGTGCTGAGCGCCGTCTCGACCGACTATTAAGACGCAGGCGCCCGTTCATCCAGAAGGGGGAAACCGACATGCATCTCACCGTAGAAGAAGCCCTCCGCATCTATCCGTTGTCCCGTTCCCGCATCGTGGCGGGGGCCGAAGGCGCGGGCCGCGTCATCAAATCGGTCAACATGATGGATGCCCCGGACGTCTCCGACTGGGTCAAAGCCGGAGAAATGCTGTTTACGACCGCCTTCGCCATCAAGGATACGCCGGAGGATTTCCTCCGGCTGCTGCAAAAGCTGAACGAACGGGGCTCGGCCGGACTTGGCATCAAGCTCGGCCGCTATTGGAAGCAGATCCCCCGGTCGTCATCGAGGAAGCGAACCGGCTTCATTTTCCCGTGCTGGAGCTGCCGTACGAATTTACGTTCGCCGACCAGATGAACGCGCTCGTCGAAGCCGAAATCGAGAAAAGCACCCGCAAGTTGCACGACGCGCTGGACAAGCAGAAAAGCCTCATGCGCTTCGCCATGCAGCCCGGCGATTCGGCCAATCATTTTCAGCGGATCGGGGACATTTTGTCGTATCCGATCGTCATCGTCGGCGCAAGGGGGCAAATTTTGTACAACACGTGCGATTGGCCCGAAGCCGAAGTGCTGAAGGATTGGCCGTGGAACCCGAAATTCGACAAATCGCGCTCGCTCAGCGGCTGGCGCTGCACGATCCCGCTCATCCAGGACGGCGAGTGCTGCGGTTTTCTGCTCGTCATGCCCCGCCATGCGACGATCATCCAGGAGGAGGAAGGGCTTTTTCACCAAGCCGCCGAGATTCTTTCCTTCCATATGGACCGGTTTCAGGACGAGCGCCAATCCGTGTCCGGCTACCGCTGGTCGCTCGTGCTGGAACGCTACTTGCAAAAGCGGATTACGCCCGAGCAATTTCTCGAGCAAACCCGCGCCCTCCGCCAAAACGTTCGCGACTGCGCCTACCTATGCGTCAAAACCGCGATCTATCCGGAATCTCCCGGCGAGGACGCTCCCCACAAAGGGCTGCGAAAAA
Coding sequences within it:
- a CDS encoding ABC transporter permease, encoding MNRPNAGSRVAYGALKVVHRIAVYLAFLFVLAPMLLMVIVAFNKADYFSFPLEGLSFRWFREMADNSEYRNSIVTSLRLSAIATVLSLAITIPASLALRKSDSKWIESVLLAPLFFPLVIWSLGLLQFYGMIGLSGSFVSLVLAHAVMITPFIFRIVIQSLRETNPRLEEAAHSLGAGKWTTFRKITLPIILPGVIVGAVFGLLMSFTDVTLTMFISSSGSPTFPVRVYSEQRSEGLNQIVLAWSAIITLVIFILSLIGEKFARWSRYF
- a CDS encoding ABC transporter permease, producing MEKAIAESRRPNPAGQRQLWSKVALLSPAMLVYWAVFLIPAIVLLINSFQANQPERTMWERDLSLGSFSRFFSDPYFIKVIGTTLLLAVIVVAVSLVVGYLLAYHIYKAKSFVKTTLITVVLTPLFSGALLQSLGWYLMFARYGPINVALRDMGLLSQPHNFLGTYGAVVVALVHGFLPFMVLCIVNSLRSIPANVLDAASSLGASSFTAFVRVTLPLSKGGMMAGSALVFGGTLGSFATPGIVGQGKIQLLAQIIYQQAIQIFDWSFASVISIALLVVLAAVTILLNRSVNASGRDRQ
- a CDS encoding extracellular solute-binding protein translates to MKRVRNHRIASLSSVVVLAMLVLSACGSNNGNSGASSSPASPSASPSASSASSSPAASGEKSFEGQKLVVGVWGGSYAETIEKYVVEPLEAQGATVELVLGGTGDRLAKMYAEKGNPTMDVAFLNLYESKQAIDDGVADPVDPSIPNFSQLYPAAQENGYGMTFMGLGIVYNKDLVTEPIAEWADLWREDLKGKVAFPTYPGFEGDALVAIAGKAFGKTEQDDQANFDKLKELGPVPMSYSNLDELFLEMKNGSVLAAPIFNSYANEYIKKGFPVEFVSPNSPGPVMAKDTIVIAKGTKVPELAKEFVNLAIGVETQEHFATDLFFGPTNKEVTVPDDLAAQIVYGEEAVSKLEVLDWDYIISKRSDWTQKWNTEILAN
- a CDS encoding creatininase family protein, whose product is MRTRYEGRVWNDRFLPRLTTKEIADIPKEKALLVLPIASVEQHGRHLPVFTDSLLNETLIEGALALLPEEAPVWLLPPLSYGKSNEHDGFSGTFSLSTATMTAILSELMGCMHKDGWKKLMIVNSHGGNPELITLAARDARVELGLQVFFVNTAGLYADESFTARELEYGIHGGALETSLMLAAKPEWVKPEHYRAEYPTVAECSCFKLGGDVSLAWTTRDLSETGVIGDPTGSTEEIGRRMYERVTQKMSEIVLSAVSTDY
- a CDS encoding PucR family transcriptional regulator ligand-binding domain-containing protein encodes the protein MHLTVEEALRIYPLSRSRIVAGAEGAGRVIKSVNMMDAPDVSDWVKAGEMLFTTAFAIKDTPEDFLRLLQKLNERGSAGLGIKLGRYWKQIPRSSSRKRTGFIFPCWSCRTNLRSPTR
- a CDS encoding helix-turn-helix domain-containing protein encodes the protein MEADPPVVIEEANRLHFPVLELPYEFTFADQMNALVEAEIEKSTRKLHDALDKQKSLMRFAMQPGDSANHFQRIGDILSYPIVIVGARGQILYNTCDWPEAEVLKDWPWNPKFDKSRSLSGWRCTIPLIQDGECCGFLLVMPRHATIIQEEEGLFHQAAEILSFHMDRFQDERQSVSGYRWSLVLERYLQKRITPEQFLEQTRALRQNVRDCAYLCVKTAIYPESPGEDAPHKGLRKIRRELMYHPYLSPIGSHHLFVGSEMVTLFALPAESRELSVPDFVQRIVSALEEVVGSAPSPGYRCYVSKPKLKLADILEASDECDHAKSISERLSFGRAVTLFSDLELNYVFRHIPRDILAGYSDNLLLPLLAKDEEYRAEMLKTLEAYMANEGNVNETAKELFVHRNTVLYRLEKASELLRIDLKKMSDQLQLKLAMLFRQLAEAEDGAS